AACACTTTGACCTAGGTAACTTAGTAATGAAATTGTAAAATTTTTGAACATCCATATTAGAAACATGAAATTAATGGAAGGTGATAAAATTTTCCAAAGTTAGTAGCCGAAAGAGTGGGACTTCGATGGGCTGCTGAGGAATTAGGGTTCCATTCATATTCGGGGAGTGAGAATGACacatttttttaagattaagaTTATTAACTgtaattcaaatgacataatcttCTCATATTCAATTAAGAGGTTGCGGATTTAAGTCTCctgttttgataaaaaaaaaatattattaactatCAGGGATCTTTTCAAATATTGATTTAGACGGTACAAAAAGTtatgttttgaaaaatttacTAGAGCAAATGAAAAGAGTATATACTCCTCACATGTTAAAAATACTACTTATATAAGAAAATActtcaatatatattataactaattataaaactaaaaattcctctattataattttagttatcaaaaaattttatacaaaaaatttataacattAGTTTATTTGTAAATCTAGTTTATTTGTAATATTTAgaacattatttaaaaaatgcaTACAAAAGACTAAAGAGGATAATTCcaattttctaagatttttttttacatcatCCGCCTAAAGAAAATTAGCTTatctaaaattatcaaatttgaGTGATATaacaatttgtaaaatcttatctctaaaattattttttttattttatctctatTTTTGGTGAGTTTTATACAGCGAATATTGATTTTATGAGgataaaaatatgatatatttttttagaaatattttttcaaaataacattttaaagcccaaaataatagttttattcttcttactttttctaaaataattattctaataaataataatgatgataaatTTATGTACAACAGACATATAATTTcacttatttttaattatttttttatctttacatttaaataatttttttggtgactaaatagaaaagagaaaaaaaagagacaaaaccaaattaattggctAGGGTCATATCTAAATCTATTAGATGTTGAAGCTCACTCCATGGTTGGCTCCAATTCGAGTGAATGTCCGCGACAGAAGCAGCTGCTTTAGCCATACAATCTGCAACACTATTTGCAGTCTTCTGAATTAAAAGAACAGAGACTCTCCAATTCCAATTCATAACCTCCTGAATATGCTTTGCCAAATCCCATTCCGGAATATCCTTACTAAGCATTCTTTGGTTTACCAAGAAAAGAGCTTCTAAACAGTCTGTTTCACAAATAACCTCACGAAATCtactctcccaagcaagaaGTAAACCTCTCCAAATTGCATACAATTCAGCAAAAAGAACACTGCACACTTCGACTTTTCCAGTGCAACCTTTCAACCAACATCCATCAGGATTGCGAATAATACAACCAAAACCAGCATAGCCAGAAGGAGCAAAccaactagcatcacaattcaatttaacaGAATGAACTGGAGGTGGAATCCAATGCAAACAAAGTGAAGGAGGAGACAGAGATTGATGCATAGCAAAAATAGTGTGAAACTCCCTTACTGAACTACGAATCAAACTCACCACTTTACTAGCACTCCATGAATCATCTATATTAAATGTGTCATGATTTCTGCTTCTCCAAATCCACCAGATAgtcgaaaagaaaagaaaagcatctCCACTCCTTGCACCTCTGTAGAGCCAATCATGTAAATTCGAATTATCTGAATACAGGCCTAAAAGGGTCCAGACCTCCTTGGCACTAGGGCACTCCCGAAGACAATGAAGAATGGATTTAGAACCATTCTGACACCGATGACAGGTGCTACACGACCCAAACGAAACTCTGCTATAGGAATAGCATTATGGAGACTGAGCCAAATTAAGAACTTATACTTCTCAGGAATATGCAGACGCCATACCCACAACCAATTATCATGCTCATTCCAGTCAAACTTTCTTTTGGCTAGCCAACTGTACCCACTCCTAGCTGAGTAGAATCTAGAAGATGCCACACTCCACGACCAACCCGAACTCTCTTCAGCATTCAAATCCGGATTATAAGCATTCAAACGCTGTTTGACAGCTTCTAGAATGATAGAGAAAATATCACGGAGATTCCATTGACCATCTTTCCAAACGTCTCTAATAGTTAAATCAGAGTCAGATATATGTACAAAAGGGACATCTTGAGCAATTGGACCCTCAATACTCCAATTGTCAAACCAAAAAGATTGATCAAGTGACCCAACGCACCAAGAGAAGGCATCTTTAAGAGCACCAAAAGCCTTTGAGATACTCTTCtacatttaaataattaaaattaagactATATACTATACACatgtattttaagattttaacaAGTCCCCGTAAATGTTTTAAGATTCTATATTACATTAGTAAATGGAATGTCTTTAGAAGTTAGAATATTCATTGAGCCAACAAACACAACACCTTTCTCTCttatctttcttctcttcaCCCTTTCTAAACAAGCTGGATTCATATACCCtgatcaataaaaaaaagaaaagaaatactGTAAAAAAGAAAGAGTGGTGGTTAGTAACATaggataaataaattaaacttatttaaataattctTGTTTACATAATCGCTTTTTAGAATAATCGATTATATGTGACAATCAATAATTATATTTGGAatgtatgaaaaaaaaagaaattatttttaaataatataattacaaaaatatgtataaaatatttatttatattatttgatatttgataattgtgattaacttggtaaaaaaattattataattcaaaaacaatatttttgctTATAAGTTGTTTTTTGAGCAAGtctgtctttttttttcctgtttTCCAAACATGCTCTTATCCAatcattttttcatatttttttaaaaattaattaaatagcaTTGGattataataaactaataatatatatatatacagtaGTATATACTTGGCATGGATTACATGACAAATCCATCGATAAGAATTGCATGCCAAAGTAGTAGTCTCATCTAAGATTCAAGGTATCCAAGTTTAACCTCAAACCTAATTCATACCTTCCTTCAATAACGAGAATAGAATAATTACTTACTAATGTGCATGCCATCAGAATagtataaaataacaatggcaGCACAATAGAGCAATATCTTCTTtctaacaagaaaatatggcGCACAATACATCCTCTGATTCTGATAATGAAATTATCACAACACAGTCAAAGAGCTTTCCCCATGGAAAATCAATACATGAAGTTCTTGGAGGAGGAAAAGGTACTTGTTACTTTTGATTCATGTTggagaatataataataagaaaCAAAAGGAAAGGGATAAAAAAGTACACGCTTCATATTATTTGAATGAACTGATTATATTATTTGGTTGCTGAATTTTCAGTGGCAGATGTGTTATTATGGAAAGATAGAAATATATCAGCTGCAATTTTGGTTGGGATTACAGCTATTTGGTTTTTGTTTGAGGTTGTTGAGTACAATTTCGTGACACTTATTTCTCACATTTCCATCACCACAATGCTAGTACTCTACATATGGTCCACGGTTGCTGATATCTTTAAATGGTAACCATTTTGACTTGAGTCATAGTATATATTAGACTAAATTCTTAAAGTAGTCCTTAAGATTcataacttttattattttagtcttttatattcaaaattcGCTATATTGATGATCCGAGATCCAGCTTTAGGCATCAATATTAATTCTTAGACTCTTTTCGACGTTGAATCAATAAACAAAATGTTGAGTTTGACTTGTCATGCTAGACACATGGCTAAATGACATTTTTCGTTATAGTTCTTAACTAAGGTAAAAGTGAGATTGTTTTGGAGAATGGAGATATAATGATTTGCACATTATATaaactctttttcctcttttcgTTTTTACCTTGTTTAAGTGACAAAACAAAATGACGCTATTTAGTCCTATGTCCAACGTGATAAGTCAAAGCCAACTCAACACTTAGTTCATTAATTCAGTACTAGAAAAGATTCAGGAACTAATATAGTTCTAAAAATGAATCTCAGAAActagtataaataattttaaatttaaagaggTACAGTGAAAACTTGTAAACTTGAGGACTACTTTATTACTCAACAATAAATTTATCTTCATTAATTTCACTAGTTATAGTTATAGAGCATTACTTTTATATAATGTctctaaataatttaaaaattaatatgctaaaaaaattatatatctggCACGTGGTGATACACAGGAATGGTCCCAAGATTCCGGAAACTATTTTGAAAGATTCTTTCTTTGAAGATCTAGCTTTCAATTTGCAGAGAAGATTTTACCAGCTATTACAAGTGCTCTTCCACATTTCATGTGGAACAGACCTACCACGGTTTCTTCTAGTATGCTAATAATGATTATCCTTCTATGCACTTGAattcttaaccaaaaccaaattaaatatcttaacatgtaaataaaattttcagaTTATCATCTCCCTCTATATTTTATCAGAAATTGGAAACTACTTCAGCTTTATCAATCTGCTATACATTGGTTAGAACTCAACTCCTACACTTTGTTTCTTTGTCAAGATATTTGATACTGCAGATAAGTGCattaatttttgtcttttcaTGTTTATGATCACAAGGTTCTATCTGCATCCAAACACTGCCAATTGTATATGATAGATATGAGGAAGAAATTAGGAATTTGGCTGAACATATCATGATAGATATTAGGAGGAAATATAGAAGGTTTCAGAAGACATATCTGAACAAAATTCCCAGAGGACCGGTCAAGGAAAAGAAgatcaaataaaattacaatCCGACCATACTTTATAACTTTATAAACTGGATGAAAAAATGTCATGATGATTCTATAGTGTTGTTATATAtccatatatgtatatagaaaTTCCCTTAAGAATAATGTAAGAGACTAGGATCACAACACTGTTGCAGTTTCCAAGATCAACCAACAATAACCATATTTAGTCCTCGTTTATTTAAGTGTCCAGTTAAAGTGAAAAACATTGAACTAGTTGCAGCTTCCCCAAGTACAAAAATAAATGTCTTTATTCGTTAAGCTTATTTATGAAAGTGTCAATTAAAACATGTGTGCCAATTTTAAACTCTAGCTAGAATTAAAGTACTAACCATTTAGACTCGCGCATCACATGATTTGTGTGTGAAAAACTGCAAGCCATACTAATTAGTTTCCACTaccataatttttaatttcatgaCGAGAACAATGGAGCAGTAAGGTCCAGTAATCACATTTATACTTTTTCTAGAGCAAAAACTCCTTCAATTATTATGCTAATCAACTGTATAATAGAGACACGTTTTAGGCCCAACTTTTGTACCAATATTGAGGCGTGTTACGTGTCAGTGCAATGCATCAAACCTATAAAAGTCAAGCTAACAATgtgctttgttttttttatgataacaattaacaagaaaaaaaatattataaaacaagaaattatttaataaatgttGGCAAAATCATGTTATAAGTCAAGATGGCCGAGTTGGTCTAAGGCGCCAGTTTCAGGTACTGGTCCGAAAGGGCATGGGTTCGAATCCCATTCTTGACAATGTATTTTTACTTATTTCAAAGACAGTAACAAATCCTATGAAGAACCACGTTTAACTTTAGAAATTTAAAGGCCACTCGGATTTGTGAGCGCGAAGATTTCCATTTTAGATctgataatagtataatacaCCATGTTTTAATATCCATATTCCATACATCTAAAGCCTACGTTTAAACCAAATTGTGTATGAACCCAAAACAAGTCAAAACATAAAGAATGCTCCGGAAACATCCCATTCTATAATCCTGCTTTTGTCAGAACATACAATACAACTATACATTGTGTATCATGGCCTCACGCGAAACAGACACAATCACACAACATTCAACAACTAACAGAAACTCAACCAGGTTAACCACGCATCTCCAACATGGTTGCTGATGAGGAGAGCGCATGCTAGAATATGAACAAAGGTTACCATCGGCAGGCTTACCTTCATGCTTCTCAACAAATAATGCTTCGTTTGTCTTAGTTTATGCTCCCTATTTCCACATTTCAACATAAGAGATTAGGGACTTCCTTCAAGATGAGTCAGTGATGTTTAGGTCAATGTCGGCCATCCAAGTAATAGACACGAACTCAAATGATTGCTCAGTTACTATGTGATCCGAAGTCATAAGCGATGGCGATATGTTTATATATCACAggtgctttttcaaaaaataaaatattattgcaATATTGAGCGCCTTGAACGGAACGGTAAAAAATTGGTCACCTGctgctgctattttttattcattcatGTTCCCAAATCAAGGTTTGGTGCACTTGAATTCCCAGTAACTTGATCGGATCTAAACCTTAGAAAAAGGCGTTTAAAAGTAAACAAAGTCAAATTCTGTTTGCATTTAGCCTTCGTATTGACTATCCATTGCGCTTCGGCAACCACCAATCAATGTCCCAACGGCTTCTACAGAAACAAAGCTATCACTAATAATCTTTGCCATATCTTCTTTTCGAGCAACACTTTTAGTTTAGGTATTCATTGTGCAATTCAAATAATTGAACAGCTACAAAGTAATTTTTAGTCAGTATCCAAGTGACCGTCAGTTGTATTTATTTACACATAAAAACATTTTATTGGTGAAAAAGCAAACAAAACTTTGAAGCATGATAAAAATCAATTACTTAGCATACAACACCTGCTAAAGGTAAATTATCGGCGATGCCTATCTCTAAATATCAAAGATACGACTAAAGAACAGCTCAGTGCACTGAATCTCCTACCGTTATGGCGTACTCGGAGAATCAAATGTTACAACCTCAGCCCACCATGCGGAAAAGGCTATTGCCACAACTTTGGCTCACAATATAACTCCGGTGTAAAAAGGAAAGATCATAATCACAGAAGTAGAATGGGAGCAGTGACAAATTAAGGCGGGTGAAAGGTGGGTCCGAAATTCGTACATCAGACCTGAAGAACCTCAAGCAGGCACCTGATTAGATTCTTGCAATCTCTTGATCGACTTTGCTCGCAACCTCTCCATGAAAGCAGGATTGGCTTGGAGCCTTCC
The genomic region above belongs to Arachis duranensis cultivar V14167 chromosome 3, aradu.V14167.gnm2.J7QH, whole genome shotgun sequence and contains:
- the LOC107481944 gene encoding uncharacterized protein LOC107481944; the encoded protein is MDLSWYMNPACLERVKRRKIREKGVVFVGSMNILTSKDIPFTNKSISKAFGALKDAFSWCVGSLDQSFWFDNWSIEGPIAQDVPFVHISDSDLTIRDVWKDGQWNLRDIFSIILEAVKQRLNAYNPDLNAEESSGWSWSVASSRFYSARSGYSWLAKRKFDWNEHDNWLWVWRLHIPEKYKFLIWLSLHNAIPIAEFRLGRVAPVIGVRMVLNPFFIVFGSALVPRRGARSGDAFLFFSTIWWIWRSRNHDTFNIDDSWSASKVVSLIRSSVREFHTIFAMHQSLSPPSLCLHWIPPPVHSVKLNCDASWFAPSGYAGFGCIIRNPDGCWLKGCTGKVEVCSVLFAELYAIWRGLLLAWESRFREVICETDCLEALFLVNQRMLSKDIPEWDLAKHIQEVMNWNWRVSVLLIQKTANSVADCMAKAAASVADIHSNWSQPWSELQHLIDLDMTLAN
- the LOC107481970 gene encoding reticulon-like protein B9, whose amino-acid sequence is MAHNTSSDSDNEIITTQSKSFPHGKSIHEVLGGGKVADVLLWKDRNISAAILVGITAIWFLFEVVEYNFVTLISHISITTMLVLYIWSTVADIFKWNGPKIPETILKDSFFEDLAFNLQRRFYQLLQVLFHISCGTDLPRFLLIIISLYILSEIGNYFSFINLLYIGSICIQTLPIVYDRYEEEIRNLAEHIMIDIRRKYRRFQKTYLNKIPRGPVKEKKIK